A stretch of DNA from Cellulomonas xiejunii:
GCGACGAGCTGCGCGACCACGGCCTCGGGCAAGGGCTGGTCCTGGACGACCGCGACGCTGGAGCCGTCGGCGAGCGTGAATGCCGTGACGCCGGCCGGCAACTCCTGACCCGGCGCCACGGGCTCGCCGGCGGTCACCGTCGGGCCCGGTGAGGCGGGCGCGTCGGCGGTCGGGCTCTGCGTCTCCGGTCCGACCTGCGAGGCGGTCGACCCGGCGGTCGAGCCCGAGCACGCCGTGAGCGCACCCGAGGCCAGGACGGCGGACACGACGACGGTCGCAGCGCACCGCTGGACGTTGAGTTTCGGCATGGGCGCCAACCTACGGGCGGGAGCGGCCGACACGCCGGGATCTCACGGCCCGCCCGGCCCCGTCGCGCTGGGCGACCTCGAGTCGACACCCCGAGCGCGCCGAGTGCGGGTGCGCGGCGCGGCCGGTCGACGTTCAGCCCTGGAGCACGGCCCAGGCGATGAGCTTGTCGAGCCGCCGGATGTCGACCTCCTTCCCGAGCTTGACCTTGATGTGGCCGGCACGGGTCCACAGCTCGAGCTCGGCGTTCACGTCGAACAGGCGGCCCGCGTTCTCGGACGACCACATGTTGATCGAGCTGTACGGCAGGGAGTAGATCTCGACCTTCTTGCCGGTCATGCCCTGCGCGTCGCGGACGATCAGGCGCCGCGTCGTGAAGACCGCGCTGTCGCGGAAGGTCTTGAACGCTGCGACCGCCTGCTCACCCTCGATGAGCAGGTCGGTGACGTCCGGCGGGATCGGGATCTCCTGCAGCAACGTCCATGCGGCGACGGTGGTCGGTTCCACGTCAGGGCTCCTCGGGGTAGGTGGGGGTGCCATGGTGTCGCACTCATGCCCGGTGTGGTGTCAGACGGAAGCGGGATCCGAGCGCCCGGGCCGCCTCTCCACCCCGCCGAGCGGTGAAAGCTGCTGCGTATCCTGCGAGGCATGGCACTGCGCACTCTGTTCATCGGTGGGACCGGCATCATCAGCACGGAGGCGGCCCGGCGGGCGGTCGCGGAGGGTGTCGACGTCACCCTGCTCAACCGGGGGCGCTCCTCGACGCGCCCGGTGCCGGACGGCGCCCGCGTCCTGCACGCCGACGTCCGCGATCCGGAGTCCGTCCGCGCTGCGCTGGGCGACCTCGAGTTCGACGCCGTCGTGGAGTTCACGGCGTTCACCCCCGAGCACGTCCAGACCGACCTCGACCTGTTCACCGGCCGCACCGGGCAGTACGTGTTCATCAGCTCCGCGTCGGCGTACCAGACGCCGCCCACGCACCTGCCGGTCGTCGAGTCGACGCCGCTGCGCAACCCGTTCTGGGAGTACTCCCGCAACAAGATCGCGTGCGAGGACCTCCTGGTCCGCGCGTACCGCGACACCGGCCTGCCGATGACGATCGTGCGCCCGTCGCACACCTACGACGCCACGCTCGTGCCGATGGACGGCGGCTGGACGGTCGTCGACCGGATGCGCCGCGGCCTGGAGGTCGTCGTGCCCGGGGACGGGACCTCGCGGTGGACGATCACGCACAGCGCGGACGTCGCGGTCGGGCTGGTCGGGCTGCTGGGGCGCGAGGAGGCGATCGGCGAGGCGTTCCACATCACCGGCGACGAGGCCCCGTCGTGGGACCAGATCTTCCTCGCGATGGCCGCCGCGGCCGGTGTCGACGAGCCGCGGCTGGTGCACGTCGCGTCCGACGCGATCGCCGCCGCCGACCCCGAGCTGGGCGCCGGGATCCTCGGCGACAAGGCGCACACGATGATCTTCGACAACACGAAGATCCGGCGGCTGGTCCCGCAGTTCTCGCCCCGCATCCCGTTCACGCAGGGCGCCCGCGAGATCGTCGCGTGGCACGACGCGGACCCCGCCCGCCGGGTGGTCGACCCGCAGTTCGAGGCCCTCACCGAGCGGCTGCTGGAGGCGTACCGACCCCGGCCGCTGTGAGGGCTCGCGCGGGTGTACGGGCCGGTGCAGGTGCCGCGCCGTCCCCCGCACCACGTGCCCGGCTGCGGGACGATCCCTGAGATCCGTCGCGGCGGACGGGTCCCCTCACCCCATGCGGGACGTGCGGGTGGCGAGGAGCCGCACGGCGACCGCGCCGAGGATCACGGTGAGCACGACGGATGCCGGGAGGGTCACCCGCATCTGGGCGTCGGCGAGCGCGGCCGGCCAGGCCCACGGCACCAGCACGCCGAAGGCGTCGCGGAAGGGCTCGTTGCCGCCGACGAGGAGACCTGCGGTCGTTCCCGCGACCGTGACGAGGAGCGACGCCAGCGCGCCGCTCGTGGCGACGAGCACGGCGCTCAGCATCGTCAGCATCGTCCCCACGGCGATCCAGACCGGCAGGAGCGTCAGCGCGTCGGCCGGCGCGAGACCGTCGCCCAGCAGCACCGCGGTCACCGCCAGGACCACCGTGACGACGATCGCGACGAGCGCGGCGAGCACGTGTGACGCGAGCACGGCCGGGCTCACGGCACGGACGGCCACCGCGCGCATCCCGGATCGCCACCGCCCCACGACGACCACGGGGAGCAGACCGCAGCCGAGGGGCAGGAGCAGCAGCGCGGCGACGAGGGCGACCTCGCCCGGCTCGCGGTACCGGCACAGGAACGCGACCAGGGCGACGGCTCCCACCGCGAGCGACACGACGCCGGAACGTCGCAGGACCGCGACCGCGACCGTCGGACCCGGGCGCGCGGAGAGGGTCGCCGGGCGGTGCGCCCGCTCCGTCACCGCCGCGGCCCGCGGTCCGCGATCAGCCCTCCGTGGGGTGCGGGCCAGGACCGCACGCACGGTGCACACCAGCACGGCAGCGACCACGGACGCGACGACCGCGCCGGTCGCGCCCGGAAGCGTGGCCCCCTCGAGTGCGACGCCGTTGGCGCGCGTGCCGATGAGGGGGAGGACGGCGCGCAGGTGCCACGTGGACGGCACCGCCCACCACGACGGGTGCTCCGCCCACAGCAAGCCCGTCAGGACGAGCACGAGGCCGGTGACCAGGCAGCCGGCCATGCCCGCCTTCTCCCCGGCGATCCGCAGCAGGACGGCGCTGAGCGCTCCGCCGGCGGTGAGCGCGGCAGCGACGGCGACGGCGTCGACGAGCGCGCGGCCGAGGGAGACGTCGTGCCCCGCCCCGAACACTGCGTAGCCCACGAACGTGACGAGCGTCTGTGCGAGGTGCATCGCGGCGCCCACGGCGAGCAGGAGGACGGAGCCTGCGACGGTTCGGGTCCCCGGGTGGATGGCGCGGGTCGCGACGGCCCGCCCGTCGGCGGCCTCCCGTGTCGCGACCTGGCCGGCGACGACAGCCAGGAAACCCGGTCCGACGACCACGACCCACATGTTGAGGTGCGCGAGGAACCGACCCCAGGTCGGTGCACCGGTCGACAGCAGGAGCACGGTCGTGAGGACGGCGACCGCGCCGGCGGCGAACGGTGCGAGCAGGAGCGGTGACCTGGCCCAGACCCGCACGTCGGAGTACAGCACCCGCCGCAGCGGCACCGACGCCGGTCGCGGCCGACCGTGACGCAGAGGCTCGACGGCCGTCACCGCGCCGCCCTTCCCGCGGTGACCTGGAAGTACGCGGACTCCAGGTCGCCGTCCGGCGCCAGCGCGCTGAGCGGCCCGGCGAACACCGTCCGACCCGCGGCGAGGCACGTCACGTCGTCGGCGACGGCGGCGACCTCGGACAGCAGGTGCGACGAGAAGAGGACGGTGCGCCCGTCGCGGGCGAGGCGCCGCACCAGCTCCCGCACCTCGCGCACACCCGACGGGTCCAGGCCGTTCTGCGGCTCGTCCAGGACGACGAGATCCGGGTCGCCCAGTAGTGCGATCGCCAGGGCGAGCCTGCTGCGCATGCCCGTCGAGTACCCGCTGGCACGCTGGTCCGCTGCGGCGCCCAGGCCGACGGTCTCCAGTGCCTCACCGACCGCGGCCGCCCCGACCCCGACGAGCCGCGCATGCAGCGCGACGTTCTGACGGCCGGTGAGGTGCCCGTAGAAGCTGGGACCGTCGACCGACGCGCCGACGCGGGCCAGGTGCTCCCGCCGCCAGGGCTCCCCGAACAGGCGTACCTGGCCCCCGTGGGGGCGCAGCAGCCCGAGCAGGACCCTCAGCGTCGTCGACTTCCCCGCGCCGTTGGGTCCGAGCAGTCCTGTCACGGCGCCCTCGCGTGCCGTGAGGTCGACCCCCTGCAGGACCTGACGGCGCCCGAACCGGCGCCCCACCTGGAGCATCTCGATCACCATGCGCCGATGGTGCGACGTGGACCAGGGGCGCCACCTCCTGCACGCCGACGATCTTGCGCGCCGCGGCGCGGGACATGGCGCCCCGGCCTCCTCCTGCAGGAGGAGGAGTCGCGGCGTCGGTGGTGACAGATCGTCCACCTGGCGTGACAGTCACGAACCCGCGTCTCCTCGGGTCGTCGAACCGGTCCCGGGGCCCCACGCGCTCCGTACGATGTCGCCCGTGGCTCCCGACGACGGTCGCGCTCGGCCCGCGCCGCGCCGACGCTTCGTCCTGGGTCGCACGACCCGTCTCGACCTGTTCCTCGCGCTGGCCGGGCTGGCCGTGTCCGCGCTCGAGTGGTGGGTCGCGCTCACTGCCGGCGGAGACGTCCACGACGTCGTGCTGGCGGCGGCGTCCACCGGGCTGAGCGGCTGCCTGCTGCTCCGGAACGCGCGCCCCGTCGCGGTCGGCGTCGTGACCACCGGCCTGCTCGCCGCGCTCGCGATGAACCAGGCGCTCGCCGACCGGGTGCTGAGCACGTCCGTCCTGCTCCTCGCCACCCCGCTCGTGCTGATCTCCGTCACCCGCGGCGCCCGGTCCGGCGCCGTCGGCGCCGTCGCGCTCGCCGTCGGGGTCGTGGGCAGCGCCGTCAGTCCCGTGGTCCAGGTGTCCGAAGCTCCCCTGTGGACGTACACGGCGCACGTGGCCCTCCTCGTTGCCGTGTGGCTCTGGGCGTGGCGGCGGCGGCAGGACGCGGCCGCCCGCCGGCGGGAGGTCGCCGCGAACGTCGCCCTGGCCCGCGCGCAGGAGCGCAACCGTCTGAGCGCGGAGCTGCACGACGTCCTCGGGCACAGCCTCACGGTCATCCACGCCCAGGCCAACGCCGAGCTCGCGCGCCGCCCGGGGCCGGGCGAGCAGGCGGCGGCCCTGGAGTCGATCCGTGACATCGCCAAGGCCTCCCTGCGGGACGTGCGGTTGCTCGTCGGGGCCCTGCGCGACGCCGTCGACACGCTGCCGGTCCGTCTGGTCGCTCTCGACGACATCGTGCGCACCGCGCGGGCCGCAGGGCTGGTGGTGACGGCCCACCTCCCGGACCGCGCGACGCTCCAGCAGTGGGACGACGAGCTGTCGCCCGCGCTCGCGCTGACCCTGGCACGCTGCCTGCAGGAAGGGCTGACCAACATGCTGCGTCACGGGCGGCCCGGTGGGGCGGCGTCGGTGGCGCTGTCGCGGGACGTCGAGGGGATCAGGATGACCATGTCGAACACGACCGGCTCGCAGGCCGACCGCGGCGCAGGGGTGGGCCTCGTCGGGCTGCGGGAACGGGCACGGGCGCACGGCGGCGAGGTCCGGGCCGTTCACGACGGCGACCGCTTCGTCCTGGACGTCAGGCTCCCGGTCGCATGACCCGGCGGCGGGAACCCATCCGGGTGGCGGTGGTCGACGACCAGCGCCTGCTCGTGTCGGCGTTCTCGGTGCTCGTCGGGACGGCGTCGGACATGGTCGTCGTCGGGACCGCGCTCGACGGCGCCGCGGCCGTCGAGCTGTGCCGGAGCTGCACGGTCGACGTGGTCCTCATGGACATCAAGATGCCGGTGCTCGACGGTGTCGAGGCGACCCGCCGCGTCCGTGCGCTGCCGGATCCTCCCGCGGTGCTCGTCCTCACGACCTTCGACCGGGACGACTACGTGATGGCGGCGCTCCGAGCCGGCGCCGCGGGCTTCCTGCTCAAGGACGCCGGCACGGGCGAGTTCCTCGACGGTATCCGCCGCGTCCACGCGGGTCAGACGGTCCTGGCGCCGGAGGCGACGTCCCACGTTGTCGCGGCGGCATTGCGCACCGAGGAGCGTGCGGCGACCGCCACCGCGACCACGGCGCCGACGGATCCACGGGAGGCTGCGCCCCGGACGCTCATCGCGCGGGCCCTGTCCACGACGACCCCTCGCGAGCGCGAGGTGCTGGCCCTCGTGGGCGCCGGTCTCACCAACCAGGAGATCTCCCGCCGCCTGTACGTCGCGGAGACGACCGTGAAGACGCACGTGAGCAGCCTCCTCGGCAAGCTCCAGTGCCGCGACCGGATCGCGCTCGCCGTCCTGGCGCACCGGTCCGGGGTGGCGACGGAGCCGCCGGCGTGACTGCGCACAACGCTGACCGCGGCGAGGGACCTGCCTGCCCCTCGCCACCACCCGCATCCCCTGGCAGGCTCCTGCCGTGCCTCTGACTGCCGACCCGGTTGTTCCCATGAGCCGGTGGGACGAGTTCGGCCAACCCACCCTGGCCGCTGACGGACTCGTCCTTCGCCCGTGGCGTCGGGAGGACGCAGCCGCCGTTCGCGCCGCCTACGACGACGACGCGATCCGCCGGTGGCACGCGCGCACGATGACCGACGAGGACGAGGCCCGAGCGTGGATCGACGGCAAGAACGCCGCGTGGCGCGAAGGCACCGCCGCCGAGTGGGCGGTCGTGATGCCGGTAGTTCGCGTCGATGAACCCGCGCGGGAGGGCAGCCCGTCGGAGGGCGGCTCCGGTCGTGTGGTGGGTCGCGCCGCTCTGAATGACCTGAACCTGTTCGAGGGCTACGCCGCGCTGGCCTACTGGGTCGTCCCGGAGGCTCGTCGACGCCGCGTCGCTCTCCGTGCGGCCACGGAGGTGATGCGCTGGGCGTTCGAGGACCTCGGGCTGCACCGCGTCGAGGTCGAGCACTCCACCCGCAACCCTGCGTCGTGCCGCGTCGCGGAGCTGCTCGGCTGCCGCGCCGAGGGCGTCCTGCGCGGTTACGGGCTGCACGCCGACGGCCACCACGACATGCACCTGCACGCTCGTCTCCGCACCGACGCCTGACGGCCACCGCCCTGGGACCGTCGCGCACCCGGCCCGACCTTCCTGTCGAAACCGGCGGACCTCGCCCGTCACAGTGGTGTCGGGTCACACGGGGCGACCACGCAGGAGGAGCGTCATGACGCAGTACGCGATCTACTTCCACCAGCAGTGGGTGGGGGACCACCCGGCCGAGTGGTTCCGGTCCCGCGTGGAGCCCAGCACGGCGGTCGTCCGTGACATGGAGGCGGCCGGGGTCCTCGTGTTCGCCGGCGGGCTCGACGAGGACCTCGCCGACGCGTTCAGTGCCGACGCGACGAGCGGGACCCTGTCGATCACCGACGGCCCCTACACCGAGACGGTCGAGCAGCTGGGCGGGATCACGATCATCGACGTGCCCGACCTGGAGACGGCCAAGATGTGGGCGGGCCGGGTCGCCGAGGGGTGCGGCTGGCCCCAGGAGGTCCGCGTCATCCGGTAGGTCCGCGACGCTCCGGGCGCCGGTCTGCCCGCGTGCCCGGGTGCCCGGGTGCCCGGATCCTTGCCCGGCCGGGCTCGCGGGGGAGGCGTCTGCGTCTTGACCTGTGGGGACAGGGGTGACAGGCCGTCCGACGACGCGCTGTGCGGCGGGCAACCGCGGTCGAGACCCGACGGCCCGGCGGTGACAATGCCGCATGCGTCTCTTGCTGCTGCGGCACGGCCAGACCCCGTCGAACGTGCGAGGACTCGTCGACACCGGCGTCCCGGGCGCGCGGCTCACCGCGCTGGGCGAGCGTCAGGCCGCGGCGGTGCCGGCGGCGCTGGAGGGCCGCCGGATCGACGCGATCGCGGTCTCGACCCTGGTGCGCACGGCGCTCACCGCGGCTCCGCTCGCGGACCGGCTGAACCTCGCGCCGACGACCTACGACGGGCTGCGGGAGGTGGACGCCGGTGACCTGGAGATGTCCAGCGGCCACGAGGCGCACCAGGCCTACCTCTCGACGGTGTTCGCCTGGGCACGCGGCGACACGCACCGGCGCATGCCGGGCGGGCCCGATGGCGCGACCTTCCTGGCGCGGTTCGACGACGCCGTCGCGCAGGTCGTCTCCGCAGGCGGGAGCACGGTGGTCGTGGTCTCGCACGGAGCGGCCATCCGCTGCTGGGCGGCCGCCCGCGTCGCGGGTCTCGACGTCGACGACGTCGAGCAGAGGCCGCTGGCCAACACCGGTGCGATCGAGATCGACGGCGACCCGGCCAGCGGATGGCGGCTCGTCGCGTGGTCGACCGACCCTCTGGGCGGCCCGACGCTGCGCGACGACGCGGGCGAGGATCCGACCGGCGAGCCGCTCGACGCGTGACGGCGCACGCCGTTGCCTGCCGGCCGCTGCTCGCTGTCGCCCACTGGGTGGCTAAGCTCCCCCTGGGCCCGGGGAGGTGCACTCCTGGGAGGAACGGCTGCATGGCCAGCTGGATGATGTTGCGCACGGCGTTGGTTCGAGGTGGCCTACCTCGGTCCAGGCCGGCTGCGCGGCCACACGTCCGCCGTCGAAGGCGGGAGGGCGTACGCCGTCGAGTAGAGATCAGGCTCGACGAGCGGTGGACCACCCGTAGGGTCCGCGTCACGTCCGACACCGTGGACGGCGCGGGCAGCACGGTCCTGCGCTCCGACGCTCGCGGCGGCGGTGTGCTGAGGCCGCGGCGGGCGTGCCGCTCCCTTCAGGACGCGCTCGGAGTGATCGGGCGAAGGACCTCTTTCACCTCGTCGTGCCCGCGCCCGGAGCCGACTTGCTCGCTCTGGTGCTGGCACCAGCCGAGCGGAGTGCTGCCAAACCGTGTGTCACGGCGTGCGGGGTCAGCACCGTGGACGAGCAGGCGCTCGACGCTGTCAGCTCGCCCCCAGAAGGCCGCCGCGTGCAGGGCTGTGGATCCGTCACGGTCGATGCCGTCGACGGGTGTGGATGCCGCTATCAGCTGGTCGATCACGTCCAGCCGGCCGTGTGCAGCGGCGCTCCGCAGCGCCGCGACCCGGTCCTCTTCGGAGGTCTCAGGCGTCAGCATGCCGCTGAGGTCGCCAGCGGCCGCGGCGTGCACCAGGTCGCTCGCGCCGGCGGCGGCGAGGAGGTTGACGACGTCCGTCATGCCGAAGACGACAGCATGTCGAAGGGCGGTGCCCACCGGGACTCCACCGGCCGTGGGCAACGCGGTGGCGTCCAGGTCTGCGCCGGCTTCGATGAGGACACGGGCCACCTCTGCGTCGCCGTAGCTGGCCGCGGTCATCAGAGGCGTCTCCGCGTCGAGGGGGTCGCCTTCCACCGGTGCACCGGCGTCGACCAGGGCGCGGGCAAGCGCACCTGTCCCAGGCACTGCACGCCAGACGTTCCGGGAGGTGTCGAAGCGCATCATCGCCACGTAGGCAAGGGGGCTCGCTCCGTGCGGGTGGTCACGCCAGCCAGTCATCCGTTGCACCGCGAGCTCCGGGTGGGCGGCGAGCAGGTCGGCGAGCCGAGTCGCGTCGGCGCTGTCCAGGATCGCTCGTCGCTCGACCTCGAGCTTCAGCTGGGCCCAGCTCGCGAACCTGTGCTCACGGGCCAGTGCCAGCTGTGCGGAGCTCAGGCTGAGCGCGGCCGAGACAGCATGCACTCGGGCCAGGGCGGACGCTTCACCGCGTCTGGCCGCCCGCAGGAGGTCCTTGGCCTGGAGCCGGAGCTGCGCGAGGTCGGCGTGCGCAGGGAGAAGAGGCATGACGTCTCCTTGGAGCCGGCGGCCCGCACTGCCAGACAAGAGGAGATCGTCGACCGGGGTGGCTTGTCGCGCTGTGGAGGTGGACTCAGTCCTGCCCGCGGGCCCGGCGGCGCCCTCCGCGCCACCCCGACTCTAGCCCGCACGTGCATCCGACAGAAGACCAGCACGGGTAGTTCCGCCGGCCCGAGCACGACACCGGCGGGCAGGACGATCTAGGACCAGGAAGCGAGCGCCAGGAGCGCGTCGGCCTCGATAGCTTCAGATGGGTGAGCGACAGAGCGTCATGGGTGACGACCACACACGCGTGGTCGAGCGATCTCGACCTCGCGCACCTTGCCGAGATCCGATCGCGCCCGACGCTCTACGGGTCGGGTGGTCGACGCCACTTCATCCTCGAGGTGCTCGCGTACGCGAACGAAGAGGCGGAGTCGGCCTCCTGCGGGTCGTCCGCTGGCAGCTCGACGTGGCAGATCTTGCCGTGGCCCAGGGTGGCCATGAGCACCTCCACTCGATGGTCACGCACGCCTGGGCACACGGTCCAGAGGGAGGTCGCCGACGTCGCGGCGCGACCACGGTTCTTACGGAACCGCTTCGCAGGTGTTCTTCCTGGGAGGATCGGCTGCATGGCCGACTGGATGATGTTGCGCACGGCGTCGGTTCGAGCGCGCGACACCTGGGACGGATAGGCAAGGTGGGCGTTCGCGTAGGCCTGTGCGGTTGGACCGTCTCCCAGGCGTCGTACGTGCGTCGCTTCCCCGTCGTCGAGGTGCAGCACACGTTCTACGAACCGCCGTCCGACGCCGTGCTGATGCGCTGGCGAGCCCAGGTGCCGGCCGGTTTCGAGTTCACGATCAAGGCGTGGCAGATCGTCACCCACGAGTCCAACAGCCCCACCTACCGGCGGATGAAGCAGCCCTTGCCGGACAGCGC
This window harbors:
- a CDS encoding ankyrin repeat domain-containing protein; protein product: MPLLPAHADLAQLRLQAKDLLRAARRGEASALARVHAVSAALSLSSAQLALAREHRFASWAQLKLEVERRAILDSADATRLADLLAAHPELAVQRMTGWRDHPHGASPLAYVAMMRFDTSRNVWRAVPGTGALARALVDAGAPVEGDPLDAETPLMTAASYGDAEVARVLIEAGADLDATALPTAGGVPVGTALRHAVVFGMTDVVNLLAAAGASDLVHAAAAGDLSGMLTPETSEEDRVAALRSAAAHGRLDVIDQLIAASTPVDGIDRDGSTALHAAAFWGRADSVERLLVHGADPARRDTRFGSTPLGWCQHQSEQVGSGRGHDEVKEVLRPITPSAS
- a CDS encoding GNAT family N-acetyltransferase — encoded protein: MPLTADPVVPMSRWDEFGQPTLAADGLVLRPWRREDAAAVRAAYDDDAIRRWHARTMTDEDEARAWIDGKNAAWREGTAAEWAVVMPVVRVDEPAREGSPSEGGSGRVVGRAALNDLNLFEGYAALAYWVVPEARRRRVALRAATEVMRWAFEDLGLHRVEVEHSTRNPASCRVAELLGCRAEGVLRGYGLHADGHHDMHLHARLRTDA
- a CDS encoding YciI family protein, giving the protein MTQYAIYFHQQWVGDHPAEWFRSRVEPSTAVVRDMEAAGVLVFAGGLDEDLADAFSADATSGTLSITDGPYTETVEQLGGITIIDVPDLETAKMWAGRVAEGCGWPQEVRVIR
- a CDS encoding histidine phosphatase family protein, with translation MRLLLLRHGQTPSNVRGLVDTGVPGARLTALGERQAAAVPAALEGRRIDAIAVSTLVRTALTAAPLADRLNLAPTTYDGLREVDAGDLEMSSGHEAHQAYLSTVFAWARGDTHRRMPGGPDGATFLARFDDAVAQVVSAGGSTVVVVSHGAAIRCWAAARVAGLDVDDVEQRPLANTGAIEIDGDPASGWRLVAWSTDPLGGPTLRDDAGEDPTGEPLDA
- a CDS encoding response regulator, whose product is MTRRREPIRVAVVDDQRLLVSAFSVLVGTASDMVVVGTALDGAAAVELCRSCTVDVVLMDIKMPVLDGVEATRRVRALPDPPAVLVLTTFDRDDYVMAALRAGAAGFLLKDAGTGEFLDGIRRVHAGQTVLAPEATSHVVAAALRTEERAATATATTAPTDPREAAPRTLIARALSTTTPREREVLALVGAGLTNQEISRRLYVAETTVKTHVSSLLGKLQCRDRIALAVLAHRSGVATEPPA
- a CDS encoding NAD-dependent epimerase/dehydratase family protein, whose product is MALRTLFIGGTGIISTEAARRAVAEGVDVTLLNRGRSSTRPVPDGARVLHADVRDPESVRAALGDLEFDAVVEFTAFTPEHVQTDLDLFTGRTGQYVFISSASAYQTPPTHLPVVESTPLRNPFWEYSRNKIACEDLLVRAYRDTGLPMTIVRPSHTYDATLVPMDGGWTVVDRMRRGLEVVVPGDGTSRWTITHSADVAVGLVGLLGREEAIGEAFHITGDEAPSWDQIFLAMAAAAGVDEPRLVHVASDAIAAADPELGAGILGDKAHTMIFDNTKIRRLVPQFSPRIPFTQGAREIVAWHDADPARRVVDPQFEALTERLLEAYRPRPL
- a CDS encoding PH domain-containing protein; translation: MEPTTVAAWTLLQEIPIPPDVTDLLIEGEQAVAAFKTFRDSAVFTTRRLIVRDAQGMTGKKVEIYSLPYSSINMWSSENAGRLFDVNAELELWTRAGHIKVKLGKEVDIRRLDKLIAWAVLQG
- a CDS encoding sensor histidine kinase; translation: MAPDDGRARPAPRRRFVLGRTTRLDLFLALAGLAVSALEWWVALTAGGDVHDVVLAAASTGLSGCLLLRNARPVAVGVVTTGLLAALAMNQALADRVLSTSVLLLATPLVLISVTRGARSGAVGAVALAVGVVGSAVSPVVQVSEAPLWTYTAHVALLVAVWLWAWRRRQDAAARRREVAANVALARAQERNRLSAELHDVLGHSLTVIHAQANAELARRPGPGEQAAALESIRDIAKASLRDVRLLVGALRDAVDTLPVRLVALDDIVRTARAAGLVVTAHLPDRATLQQWDDELSPALALTLARCLQEGLTNMLRHGRPGGAASVALSRDVEGIRMTMSNTTGSQADRGAGVGLVGLRERARAHGGEVRAVHDGDRFVLDVRLPVA
- a CDS encoding ABC transporter ATP-binding protein, which translates into the protein MVIEMLQVGRRFGRRQVLQGVDLTAREGAVTGLLGPNGAGKSTTLRVLLGLLRPHGGQVRLFGEPWRREHLARVGASVDGPSFYGHLTGRQNVALHARLVGVGAAAVGEALETVGLGAAADQRASGYSTGMRSRLALAIALLGDPDLVVLDEPQNGLDPSGVREVRELVRRLARDGRTVLFSSHLLSEVAAVADDVTCLAAGRTVFAGPLSALAPDGDLESAYFQVTAGRAAR